In a genomic window of Streptomyces pristinaespiralis:
- a CDS encoding nuclear transport factor 2 family protein yields MTQLRPPFPPFDLDSALAKVQAAEDAWNTRDPHKVALAYTEDSVWRNRDVFLTGREQIADFLTAKWERELDYVLRKSLWAFDGNRIAVRFQYEWHDAEGLWFRSYGNELWEFDEHGLMSRREASINDVAIQESDRRYFGPRSEDERGPGHDIPLR; encoded by the coding sequence ATGACCCAACTGCGCCCGCCCTTCCCGCCGTTCGACCTCGACAGCGCCCTGGCCAAGGTCCAGGCCGCGGAGGACGCCTGGAACACCCGCGACCCGCACAAGGTGGCCCTCGCCTACACCGAGGACTCCGTCTGGCGGAACCGGGACGTGTTCCTGACCGGCCGTGAGCAGATCGCCGACTTCCTCACGGCCAAGTGGGAGCGCGAGCTGGACTACGTACTGCGCAAGAGCCTGTGGGCCTTCGACGGGAACCGCATAGCCGTCCGCTTCCAGTACGAGTGGCACGACGCCGAGGGCCTGTGGTTCCGCAGCTACGGCAACGAGCTGTGGGAGTTCGACGAGCACGGCCTCATGAGCCGCCGCGAAGCGAGCATCAACGACGTGGCCATCCAGGAATCCGACCGCCGCTACTTCGGGCCGCGTTCCGAGGACGAGCGCGGCCCGGGCCACGACATCCCCCTCCGGTGA
- a CDS encoding DoxX family protein — protein MTTLNRRDLGLLVLRVGTGAVLAAHGSQKLFGWFGGGGLEGTAKGMESMGFHPPRQSAMAAGIAEAGGGLLLALGLATPAAGAAVTGNMAGAVSVHAPAGFFAQSGGFEYPAFLGFTAAAIGVMGPGRYSLDHVTRHRFDGPWILAAAFAASAIAAAAVLGKRVKGQIGADVDPMDTEKDQGVDTLED, from the coding sequence ATGACCACCCTCAACCGACGTGACCTCGGCCTGCTCGTCCTGCGCGTCGGGACCGGCGCCGTCCTCGCCGCCCACGGCAGCCAGAAGCTCTTCGGCTGGTTCGGCGGCGGCGGCCTGGAAGGCACCGCCAAGGGCATGGAGTCCATGGGCTTCCACCCGCCCAGGCAGAGCGCGATGGCCGCGGGCATCGCGGAGGCGGGCGGCGGTCTGCTGCTCGCCCTCGGCCTCGCCACGCCCGCGGCAGGCGCGGCGGTGACCGGCAACATGGCGGGCGCCGTCTCCGTCCACGCGCCGGCCGGCTTCTTCGCCCAGTCCGGCGGCTTCGAGTACCCGGCGTTCCTCGGCTTCACCGCGGCCGCCATCGGCGTCATGGGCCCCGGGCGCTACTCCCTCGACCACGTGACCCGCCACCGCTTCGACGGCCCGTGGATCCTCGCGGCCGCGTTCGCGGCCAGCGCGATCGCCGCGGCCGCGGTCCTCGGCAAGCGGGTGAAGGGCCAGATCGGCGCGGACGTGGACCCGATGGACACCGAGAAGGACCAAGGGGTCGACACCCTGGAGGACTGA
- a CDS encoding bifunctional transcriptional activator/DNA repair enzyme AdaA, producing the protein MTTEARRAEDSRYQAVSSRDARFDGVFFFAVSTTGIYCRPSCPAVTPKRENVTFHPTAAAAQSAGFRACRRCRPDAVPGSAEWNVRADVVGRAVRLIGDGIVDREGVAGLADRLGYSARQVQRQLNAELGAGPIALARAQRGHTARVLLQTTTLQAAEIAFAAGFASIRQFNDTIREIYAATPTELRARRPGRAAPDKGAAGIPLRLAHRGPYAADRMFDHLAAHAVTGIEEVTGATGDRTYRRTLRLPGGAGVAEVRERPGTGRWLDCRLHLTDLRDLTTATQRMRRLLDLDADPCAVAERLGDDPSLAPHVAARPGLRVAGAADPHEAAIRTVVGTSAASALVAAHGERLPVPSGALTHLFPRARDLTGAGHPALRALADALATGDVVLDPGADREETEHRLLRLPGIDARTAALIRMRALGDPDVLVPGDPAVPDGADTGRWRPWSSYALHHLWAAAGRPAS; encoded by the coding sequence ATGACGACCGAGGCACGCAGGGCAGAGGACAGCCGGTACCAGGCGGTGAGCAGCCGGGACGCACGCTTCGACGGAGTGTTCTTCTTCGCCGTCTCCACGACCGGTATCTACTGCCGGCCCAGCTGCCCCGCCGTCACCCCCAAACGCGAGAACGTGACCTTCCACCCCACCGCCGCGGCCGCACAGAGCGCCGGCTTCCGCGCCTGCCGCCGCTGCCGCCCCGACGCCGTCCCCGGCTCCGCCGAATGGAACGTCCGCGCCGACGTCGTCGGCCGGGCCGTCCGGCTGATCGGCGACGGAATCGTCGACCGGGAAGGCGTCGCGGGCCTCGCCGACCGGCTCGGCTACAGCGCCCGCCAGGTACAGCGCCAGCTCAACGCCGAACTCGGCGCCGGCCCCATCGCGCTGGCCCGTGCCCAGCGCGGCCACACGGCACGCGTACTCCTCCAGACCACGACCCTGCAGGCCGCCGAGATCGCCTTCGCGGCCGGCTTCGCGAGCATCCGCCAGTTCAACGACACCATCAGGGAGATCTACGCCGCCACGCCCACCGAACTCCGCGCCCGCAGGCCCGGCCGCGCCGCCCCGGACAAGGGCGCCGCCGGGATCCCGCTGCGGCTCGCGCACCGGGGCCCGTACGCGGCCGACCGGATGTTCGACCACCTGGCCGCCCATGCCGTCACCGGCATCGAGGAGGTCACCGGAGCAACCGGCGACCGCACCTACCGCCGCACCCTGCGCCTGCCCGGCGGCGCCGGGGTCGCCGAGGTCCGCGAACGCCCCGGCACCGGCCGCTGGCTGGACTGCCGGCTGCATCTGACGGACCTGCGCGACCTGACCACCGCCACCCAGCGGATGCGCCGCCTCCTCGACCTCGACGCCGACCCCTGCGCCGTCGCGGAGCGCCTCGGCGACGACCCGTCCCTCGCCCCCCACGTCGCGGCCCGCCCCGGCCTGCGCGTCGCCGGCGCCGCGGACCCCCACGAAGCGGCGATCCGCACGGTGGTCGGAACGTCCGCCGCGAGCGCACTCGTCGCCGCGCACGGCGAGCGGCTGCCCGTGCCGAGCGGTGCCCTCACCCACCTGTTCCCCCGCGCCCGTGACCTGACCGGCGCCGGCCACCCCGCGCTGCGCGCTCTGGCGGACGCGCTCGCCACGGGAGACGTCGTGCTCGACCCGGGTGCGGACCGCGAGGAGACGGAGCACCGGCTGCTGCGACTTCCCGGCATCGACGCCCGGACGGCCGCCCTGATCCGTATGCGCGCCCTGGGCGACCCCGACGTCCTGGTGCCCGGCGACCCTGCGGTGCCCGACGGCGCGGACACCGGGCGCTGGCGGCCGTGGAGCTCGTACGCCCTGCACCACCTGTGGGCGGCCGCGGGGCGGCCGGCGAGCTGA
- a CDS encoding FAD-dependent oxidoreductase produces MSRTARAVDVLVVGAGPAGLAAAAHLAAAGAGRVEVLEREQEPGGIPRHSHHQGFGPRHRPTTGPRYAGRLADAALAAGAALRTGVTATGWAGPRTLDVTGPHGLERLSASAVVLATGARERPRSARLVPGTRPAGVLTTGELQQAVHVHGQPVGSRAVVVFTAGADAVARAAVDTLRTAGAHVVALVTEGTRGPLRSPRHRFPLLTGSTVVELTGHGRLTGVRVRGDDGRCALLDCDTVVFTGDWMPEHELARRGGIALDPGTRGPAVDTAFRTAVPGVFAVGNLLHGVEPAVSAAAEGRGVTGPVLAHLAGTDPWPDGGAPLRVDPPLLWAAPNRVRPGGPPPLGERFVLRTAERLTAPVLVVHQDGRVLDRQRLPRTALPGRPVHLRARWTAEADPDGGPVHISVMSDSRRSGVGGPPILAV; encoded by the coding sequence ATGAGCCGCACCGCGCGGGCCGTTGACGTCCTCGTCGTCGGCGCCGGACCCGCCGGCCTCGCCGCCGCCGCCCACCTGGCCGCGGCGGGCGCCGGCCGCGTCGAAGTGCTCGAACGCGAACAGGAACCCGGCGGCATCCCACGCCACAGCCACCACCAAGGCTTCGGACCCCGCCACCGCCCGACCACCGGCCCCCGCTACGCCGGGCGCCTCGCCGACGCGGCCCTCGCCGCCGGAGCCGCACTGCGCACGGGCGTCACCGCGACCGGCTGGGCGGGCCCCCGCACCCTCGATGTGACCGGCCCGCACGGCCTCGAGCGCCTGTCCGCGTCCGCCGTCGTCCTGGCGACCGGCGCCCGCGAACGGCCGCGCAGCGCCCGGCTGGTCCCCGGCACCCGGCCGGCCGGCGTCCTCACCACCGGCGAACTCCAGCAGGCCGTCCACGTCCACGGCCAACCGGTCGGCAGCCGTGCCGTCGTCGTCTTCACCGCCGGCGCCGACGCGGTCGCCCGTGCCGCCGTCGACACCCTGCGGACTGCCGGGGCCCATGTCGTCGCCCTGGTCACCGAAGGGACACGCGGCCCCCTCCGGTCACCGCGCCACCGGTTCCCGCTCCTCACCGGGTCGACCGTCGTGGAGCTGACCGGCCACGGCAGGCTGACGGGCGTCCGCGTACGGGGCGACGACGGCCGCTGCGCACTCCTCGACTGCGACACCGTCGTCTTCACCGGCGACTGGATGCCCGAGCACGAACTCGCCCGGCGCGGCGGCATCGCCCTCGACCCCGGCACCCGCGGACCGGCCGTCGACACCGCCTTCCGCACCGCCGTGCCCGGCGTGTTCGCCGTCGGCAACCTGCTGCACGGCGTCGAGCCGGCGGTGAGCGCCGCCGCCGAGGGCCGCGGCGTCACCGGCCCGGTCCTCGCCCACCTGGCCGGCACGGACCCCTGGCCGGACGGAGGAGCACCGCTCCGGGTCGACCCGCCGCTGCTGTGGGCCGCACCGAACCGCGTGCGCCCCGGCGGCCCGCCGCCCCTCGGAGAGCGCTTCGTCCTGCGCACCGCGGAACGCCTCACCGCGCCCGTCCTCGTCGTCCACCAGGACGGCCGCGTGCTGGACCGGCAGCGTCTGCCGCGCACCGCCCTGCCCGGCCGGCCCGTCCATCTGCGCGCCCGCTGGACGGCCGAGGCCGACCCCGACGGCGGCCCGGTCCACATCAGCGTCATGTCCGATTCCCGCCGGTCCGGCGTCGGGGGGCCGCCCATACTGGCCGTATGA
- a CDS encoding FAD-dependent oxidoreductase, whose translation MTVTTSGELPELLHDVIVVGAGVVGTAIARELARHRLRIALVDAGDDVGNGTSKANTAILHTGFDAVPGTLESRLVREGRRRLAAYAEQSGIPLEPVGALLVAWDPEQLATLPALAAKAVRNGYHATRLLDAAELARREPHLGPGALGALEVPDEWIICPWTTTLAYATQAVRAGVDLHLNCRVQSVTGGRHHELATSRGLLRTRYLVNAAGLHADELDRLLGRQDFTVTPRRGQLIVYDKLARPLVGHILLPVPTALGKGVLVAPTVYGNVILGPTAEDLDDKRATGSSAEGLETLRAMGARILPALIDEEVTAVYAGLRAATGQDDYRIRAHPRLRYVTVGGIRSTGLTASMAIAGYVTGLLGDAGLHLGPARDLEPVHMPNIGEARPRPYQRADLIAADPAYGSIVCHCERVTHGEIRDALTSTVPPGSLDGLRRRTRARGGRCQGFYCGPSVRALFEDGRR comes from the coding sequence ATGACCGTCACCACCAGCGGCGAACTGCCCGAACTTCTGCACGACGTGATCGTCGTCGGCGCCGGAGTCGTCGGCACCGCCATCGCCCGCGAACTGGCCCGCCACCGGCTGCGCATCGCCCTCGTCGACGCGGGCGACGACGTCGGCAACGGCACGTCCAAGGCCAACACGGCCATCCTGCACACCGGCTTCGACGCGGTGCCCGGCACCCTGGAGTCCCGGCTGGTACGCGAGGGCCGGCGCCGCCTCGCCGCCTACGCCGAACAGAGCGGCATCCCCCTGGAACCCGTCGGCGCGCTCCTCGTCGCCTGGGACCCGGAACAGCTCGCGACCCTGCCCGCACTCGCCGCCAAGGCCGTCCGCAACGGCTACCACGCCACCCGCCTGCTGGACGCCGCCGAACTCGCCCGCAGGGAACCGCACCTGGGCCCGGGGGCGCTCGGCGCCCTGGAGGTCCCCGACGAGTGGATCATCTGCCCCTGGACGACGACGCTCGCCTACGCCACCCAGGCCGTCCGCGCCGGCGTCGACCTGCACCTGAACTGCCGGGTGCAGTCCGTCACCGGCGGAAGGCACCACGAACTGGCCACCTCCCGCGGCCTGTTGCGCACCCGCTACCTCGTCAACGCGGCGGGACTGCACGCCGACGAGCTCGACCGCCTCCTCGGCCGCCAGGACTTCACCGTCACCCCCCGGCGCGGCCAGCTCATCGTCTACGACAAGCTCGCCCGCCCCCTGGTCGGGCACATCCTGCTCCCCGTGCCGACGGCGCTCGGCAAGGGCGTCCTCGTCGCACCGACCGTGTACGGGAACGTGATCCTCGGCCCGACCGCAGAGGACCTCGACGACAAACGGGCCACCGGGTCGAGCGCCGAAGGCCTCGAAACCCTGCGGGCCATGGGCGCACGGATCCTGCCCGCGCTGATCGACGAGGAGGTCACCGCCGTCTACGCCGGACTGCGCGCCGCGACCGGGCAGGACGACTACCGCATCCGGGCGCACCCCCGCCTGCGGTACGTCACCGTCGGAGGCATCCGCTCCACAGGACTGACCGCCTCCATGGCGATCGCCGGCTACGTCACCGGACTCCTCGGCGACGCGGGACTCCACCTCGGACCCGCCCGCGACCTCGAACCGGTGCACATGCCGAACATCGGCGAGGCACGGCCGCGGCCTTACCAGCGGGCCGACCTCATCGCCGCCGACCCCGCGTACGGATCGATCGTCTGCCACTGCGAACGCGTCACCCACGGCGAGATCCGCGACGCCCTCACCAGCACCGTCCCGCCCGGATCGCTCGACGGGCTGCGGCGCCGTACCCGGGCCCGCGGCGGCCGCTGCCAGGGCTTCTACTGCGGACCCTCCGTTCGCGCCCTCTTCGAGGACGGCCGCCGATGA
- a CDS encoding FGGY family carbohydrate kinase: MTGPVLAVDQGTSGTKALVVCPERGVIGTGFAPVSPRYGPGGRVEVDPAELLDSVLAAGRGALARAGEPVEAVGLANQGETVLAWDPATGEPLTDAIVWQDRRAEPLCVELGVHAEELTQLTGLPLDPYFAAPKMAWIRRELTREGVVTTSDSWLVHRLTGAFVTDAATAGRTQLLDLDQVAWSPRALDLFGLSGERLPDVVDAAGPVGVTTAFGPGTPLTGLIVDQQAALLAQRVTGPGTAKCTYGTGAFLLAHTGHRPHRSTTGLVGCVAWRLGGRASYCLDGQVYTAASAVTWLSDLGIVTGAADLDTVGSTVPDSGGVTFVPALAGLAAPWWRGDVRGSVTGLGLDTGPGHLVRALCEGIAAQVVSLTEAVAEDLGSPLTALRVDGGLTRSALLMQTQADLLQMPVEVSALPDATALGAAAVARLGIDPGLAPEQVVPDRKPSAVYEPRISADRAAERLGLFRAEVEALLERSPSAAGDHGTR, from the coding sequence ATGACAGGCCCGGTGCTTGCCGTCGACCAGGGCACCTCCGGCACCAAGGCGCTCGTCGTCTGTCCCGAACGCGGTGTGATCGGAACGGGCTTCGCCCCCGTGTCCCCCCGTTACGGCCCCGGCGGACGCGTCGAGGTGGACCCCGCCGAACTGCTCGACTCCGTCCTCGCCGCGGGGCGCGGGGCCCTCGCCCGGGCCGGTGAACCCGTGGAGGCGGTCGGCCTGGCCAACCAGGGCGAGACCGTCCTCGCCTGGGACCCGGCGACCGGCGAGCCGCTCACCGACGCGATCGTCTGGCAGGACCGGCGCGCCGAGCCGCTGTGCGTCGAACTGGGCGTTCACGCCGAAGAGTTGACGCAGCTCACCGGATTACCCCTGGACCCGTACTTCGCCGCGCCCAAGATGGCGTGGATCCGCCGCGAGCTCACCCGTGAAGGTGTCGTCACCACCAGCGACTCCTGGCTCGTGCACCGGCTCACCGGTGCGTTCGTCACCGACGCGGCCACCGCCGGCCGCACCCAGCTCCTCGACCTCGACCAGGTCGCCTGGTCGCCCCGGGCACTCGACCTGTTCGGCCTGTCCGGCGAACGGCTGCCGGACGTCGTGGACGCCGCCGGCCCCGTCGGCGTCACCACCGCCTTCGGCCCCGGGACACCGCTCACCGGACTGATCGTGGACCAGCAGGCGGCCCTCCTCGCCCAGCGCGTCACCGGACCGGGCACCGCCAAGTGCACCTACGGCACGGGCGCCTTCCTGCTCGCCCACACCGGTCACCGGCCGCACCGCTCCACCACCGGGCTCGTCGGCTGCGTCGCCTGGCGGCTCGGCGGAAGGGCGAGCTACTGCCTGGACGGCCAGGTCTACACCGCGGCCTCCGCCGTCACCTGGCTCAGCGACCTGGGGATCGTCACCGGCGCCGCGGACCTCGACACCGTCGGCTCGACCGTCCCCGACAGCGGCGGCGTCACCTTCGTACCGGCGCTCGCCGGACTCGCGGCGCCCTGGTGGCGCGGCGACGTCAGGGGCTCCGTCACCGGCCTCGGACTGGACACCGGCCCAGGCCACCTCGTGCGCGCCCTGTGCGAGGGCATCGCCGCACAGGTCGTCTCCCTCACCGAAGCCGTCGCGGAAGACCTCGGCTCCCCGCTGACGGCGCTGCGCGTCGACGGCGGCCTCACCCGGTCCGCGCTCCTGATGCAGACCCAGGCCGACCTGCTCCAAATGCCCGTGGAGGTCTCCGCACTGCCCGACGCGACCGCGCTGGGCGCCGCCGCCGTCGCCCGGCTCGGCATCGACCCCGGCCTGGCACCGGAGCAGGTGGTCCCCGACCGGAAACCGTCCGCCGTCTACGAGCCCCGCATCAGCGCCGACCGGGCGGCCGAACGGCTCGGCCTCTTCCGCGCGGAGGTCGAGGCCCTCCTCGAGCGCTCTCCGTCGGCCGCCGGGGACCACGGCACACGATGA